The Phytohabitans houttuyneae genome has a segment encoding these proteins:
- a CDS encoding ArsR/SmtB family transcription factor, translating into MLSTFDVLAEPTRRRILDLLLERPRPVGELVERLGLTQPGTSKHLRVLREAGLVQVRQDAQRRWYELRPEPLTEIDQWLAPYRRLWSGSLDRLEQHLDREARGGPPER; encoded by the coding sequence GTGCTGTCGACCTTTGACGTCCTCGCCGAGCCGACCCGCCGCCGCATCCTGGACCTGCTGCTGGAGCGCCCCCGACCGGTCGGCGAGCTTGTCGAGCGGCTCGGCCTGACCCAGCCCGGCACGTCCAAGCACCTGCGGGTGCTGCGCGAGGCCGGGCTGGTCCAGGTGCGCCAGGACGCCCAGCGCCGCTGGTACGAGCTGCGCCCCGAGCCGCTGACCGAGATCGACCAGTGGCTGGCCCCGTACCGCCGGCTGTGGTCCGGCAGCCTCGACCGCCTGGAGCAGCACCTCGACCGCGAGGCCCGCGGCGGCC